The genomic DNA ATCAGTATTCTCATAAGGGTTCAGATCAAATATGATTATGGCTAAGTAGTTGAGCCCCATGGTATCAGTTTTCAATTCAAATGGCTCAAGTTTTGGGCTGACCCCTATTATAGACTGAACTAACAGTAGGTAACTACTGATTCCTCGTGATAAACATTGTAGGACAGATTATCTATTCTCTCAGGAACTAACTAAACATGTTTATGGAAAGATAGAATGATTTAAGTCAAAGGAGGGGAGTTACTTAAACAAGTAAAAAACCCTTTTATTCATCAAAATTGTGGAGACATTAATAGattaaaaagatataattatattttaattgggGTTGCTAATTAGTCTTTGAGAAAATCAAAGATTGTTTGTCAATTCAGCCAGCCTAATTGGCCCATGAATGTCTCTAGCAGAGGCTGCTGATAATTAAACCTGTGAAAGGGACACTTGATTATTCATATAAAAGATTAGAGAACATGTACGTTTATCATGTTCCTTcacttttcttaaaaaaatcagCAAACTGAATCATCAAAGAGACTTAAGACACAAACTCTCACTTGCGTCCACATAACCATGGATTATGAGAGATGAGAAGGCTATGTGCATGATTCCACACTAGCTATTATAATTAGACTCAAATGCAAACACAATTAGCAGTTAGACCTATTTGTCATtacaaatacaaaaaaaaaataaagaaaagaaagaaaaaaaggtaAGATTCTCATTACAAAATCTCAACTAATAGACTACTCAATATGAGTGATTGAAGTGGTTGCCGCTATTACACAAATAAAGCTAACCTAAGCTAGCACCAAAAAAGAAAGATGTAAAATTGTATTGTACTAGCCAACAAAAACATTGCATtacatcttttaaaaaaaacactgtGGCACTAGCACATTATTGCATAGCCAATAATTACATTATTGATCATCCCACTATATTCACTTATAGGATATTTAGGGCTAAAACTTTAGTTTATCAAAAATAAccttttcttttactttttcttttttcttacatagttattttattatcatttaactCACTAGGATAACTCAATTGTAAGGAGTCTTGACTAAAAGATAAAAAGTTTCAAGTTTGATTCTCAataaaaatgtcttaaattgaAATGATAGTCATGATTGTATGGCTCGTGCTAGCTTTCTCGATAAAATAAACactgatattattatttatcgtAAAAACAGATATACAAATGAATAACAATTATAAGTAGAGAATGCAATATATCATAAAAGAGAAGCAACTAAACAAAATACAAATGCTAAACAATAGAAACTCAATGGAGGACATCTAATAGTCATGCACTTTTCTTACAATGACTTCAAATATGAACATATTCGTCATATGAGGTGGAACAAAGGAGGACTAACAGTGGACACTCATTTTTTCCCCCTAAATCGAGATTATGATCCATCTCAACACAAAGGCAAAATTGGATTAGAAAAATgcataatatttaagttatccAAAATATTACATGTCCTATGCCAAATCTAAGAACTCTGACAAAACGATTCCAACACTGCATAAATTGTTGTTGTATTATATTCAACAGTGCCCAGACGAAGAGGATGTTTCTGTTGTGGGTGCTTTGCTGGCTGGATTGCAGATGGCGACTCCATGATTTTCATTTGATGTTTTACATTTCTTTGATTCACAACAAGATATTGTCGCGACTTTGATATGTAATTGTCTTTGTTTGGTTTGTTTCATCATGGACGATAAGATATTCACATAATATATGTGGATCAATGAAAAATAACACCCTATtcaaaaaaaaagaaggaaaaaaggaGATGCCCATAGAGAAGAGACTGATGATCTAAATTAAGGACATTAACTAAAGAAAGGGAATAGAGTGTATATATGGATAAGGTATATATTCAATGAAATacattattaatacatatatatatgtatgtatatacatatatatatgggGGAATGGGATAGTATTAATTTGTGTATGAGAATGGCCCTGTGGTCCAGAAGGCAAAGAAACCACTTTATGTTTCTTGAGATCCCATAATCTTTAATATGTTTCAAAAAGAAATCCATAATTGGATCATGAGCTATCAATGAAATACCATAAGATAAGAAACCATTGTAGGTATTAATTTGTGTATGAGAATGGTCCTGTGGTCCACAAAGTCAAATAAACCACTTTTATGTTTATACAGATCCTCTATTATCTAATTCGATCTATTTCATAAAGAAATCAAGCAAACTACCTTTCTGCAAGGAGAAATAAAAGCTATCATATACAATACATGTAAAAGGTCTGTTCATAATCTTTGATATTTTGCTACTAAAAGGCTAATCAAAAGTTACATATTGCTCATACTACCTAACTAGCTTTCCATAAAGAGAGAAAGTATATATACCAGAAaagatcatatatataaagaaataggAAAAGACAgttatatttttgattaaaattgagattataataaaataaaattctaaaatagaacaaaaacataatttacaaatgagataacaaatatttttaagtaagaattttatatttttggaagATGGACATATTCCCTTAATATATGCATAGTTTGAGGAAGAGTGTGTAAGCAATTTCTGTCATATCCCTCTCCATAGTTACCAGTAAAAAGGGAGCTCATGAATGACATTACAAATGAatcttgaaaagaaaattggagataagctttaatatattttctttaccTTTGTGAATTCTATGTTTGACTCAATCAAGCTTTtgatataaagaattatatgaaaatcatgtaagatgatttaaaaagataaataaattttaattttcttcacAGTTTTCTTGTCATCAGCCATGTCATCACTCTGACATGTCAGACCTATTGGTTCTACATAGACGAACCCCACAAAGCCACGTGGGATCAAAACCCATTGAAGAACCAATActgagaaaagaaaatgaaataatggGCTGCCTAAGCTTAGTGCCTTACTTATGAAGGTATCtcccaaattattattatattttgcccattctctaatatattttatttttccagaCAGTAAATCCAGCAGCatgtatttaataaaagagaaatgataaagcCAACGAATGgctagcgaaagcaaggccacgaatcctacgtggccttgccagctaggagagagaaagaaaaaaaaaaaaaaaaaaaaaaaaaattaaaacgtttctgctcctctttcttctttcttcttccctctctttcttcttttaatttatcacaTCCGGCATCCCGACTTATCTGGCGATTTATCACTCCGGCATCCCGACTTCTCTGGCGATTTATCACTCCGGCATCCCGACTTCTACTTTCTTCTTTCGCTCGCTCGAAAATGGTAAGACACTtctcattctttaatatttcaGTTTCAGATTCGTCCGCCTTCGTGTTCATTTcgaaatattttcttttcaggCTGGTGTTTCAGGTAAATCTCCATGCAAGGCCCCAAGATctccaaggacaaggtaaataagACATCTTCTATTTTAGAATCGTAGGGTTAGCGTTTTGCGGTTAGGGTCAGGGTTTTGcagttagggttagggtttcagagtttagggttagggtaTTGCTGCATTATGGTTCTCGAAACAAAGTTTTCTTTACCCGAAAGTCTGATTTAATTGTGTAtggttgtattatggttagccaaaactaaattttttgGGTATTTGCTGAATTtagggacccgaaataggctgttatgggtcccgaaagtgggataacttcatgtttggctgaatttagggtcccgaaagtgtgatttcgggacccgaaataggctgttatgggtcccgaaattgggataacttcatgtttggctgaatttagggtcccgaaagtgtgtttcgggacccgaaatggatggtttcgggacccgaaagtaggattacttaatgtttggctgaatttagggtcccgaaagtgtgtttcgggacccgaaatggatggtttcgggacccgaaagtaggattaattaatgtttggctgaatttagggtcccgaaagtgtgtttcgggacccgaaacggatggtttcgggacccgaaagtaggattaattaatgtttggctgaatttagggtcccgaaagtgtgtttcgggacccgaaacggatggtttcgggacccgaaaggtggtttcgggacccgaaacgggtggtttcgggacccgaaacgggtggtttcgggacccgaaaggtggtttcgggacccgaaacgggtggtttcgggacccgaaacgggtggtttAGGGACCCGAATTGCTTCATTTAAGTGATTATTTGCTTCATGgcttttaaatgtttatcatttgttgttgtagggcaaataaacgtaaaagtATTGTCCAAGAATCAGCTCCCAATCCAGCTCCCAAAGCAGCTTCCAAACCAGTTCCCAAATCCCCTAGAGCAACAGCTCCCAATGCAGCTCCCAAATCAGTTCCAAAATCCCCTAGAGCAACAGCTCCCAAAGCAGCCCCccacaacttatttttaactaggacatcgtctagtggccttttcaatcttcttcaaatgctgTCTAAGGAACAAAAAGATgctgtgaagtcaataggctttggcgctctactttcattatcgctttcaaaatgccccgggGAAATCTCTCGTTATCTAGTCAGAAAGTTTGACTGCAATAAATGTTCATTCACCCTAGAGAATGGCgaggaagtgaaaatcgaagaagagGATGTTCATATGGTATTGGGTCTCCCCAGAGGGGAGCTGGATATTTTAGAATATCAGAATAACGAGATTGATGACAAGTTGAGggcatttaggactcgatggggtaacccCGATAATGGCGCTCCTTTAGCGACTGCTATGCCGATCAAAATCATTGAGAACAAAGCTGCTGACAACAATttcaagatagacttcgtattatATGTTGTCAGTTGctttctctggtgtgatcaccTAGGTAACCTATCCAGGTATATCtcatttgtattattttcaattgCCTGACAACAAATTTGTATTGTTAAATAATCCTCAAATTGTTAaacgggtcccgaaaccacccgtttagggtcccgaaacctcccgtttcgggtcccgaaaccacctttcgggtcccgaaaccacctttcgggtcccgaaaccaccatgTTGTCCCGAAACgacctatttcgggtcccgaaacaaaacaatgtttgtcccgaaatggttgattttgaccctttcttgtcccgaaacgactcatttcgggtcccgaaacacaaaATTTTTTTACCCAAAACACAGCATTTTCTTACAAGACACCacacatttcgggacaaggaaggaccctttcttgtcccgaaaccaaccatttcgggacaaggaaggaccctttcttgtcccgaaaccactagatCTGTTCAGGGTACCTTTGGGGTTCAACGGGGGTGGATCTGTTCaggttaagttcttcatctactgggTTGTGCAAGTTTGGTGCTTCTGTATCCTGAAAATTCAAACCGTTTAAATCCCATATATACATCTGTAAAATgtaaaaccctagatctgtaaaatctaaaccctagatctataaaatctaaactctggatctattaaaaaaataataaagatccttaaaaaggataccattgAGAAGTAAATGCAGCCgtggaaaagaaataaatgcagccggagaagagaaataaatgctgCCGGAgctggagaagagaaataaatgaagtttttcagagagagaaagaaatgcagaaatatgaaaccctaTTGGGTGAAAGAGGAGCAGaaacgttttaatttttttttttttttttttttctttctctctcctagctggcaaggccacgtaggattcgtggccttgctttcgctagcCATTCGTTGGCTTTATCATTTCTCATCTAATAAACAAAActgtaaaatttaatataatccaagttttcatataactcaaAGAAAGAGGACCCAATAATGAAATGAGCACCGAAACGGTGAAAAGAACGTCCTTAAACTAGAGCCAGTTTTACGACAGTTGAGCCTCCCCCGTTTTTCCGTTATACGGACAGACCCACGTGGCGGTCATGTCAGTGTGGGCCCTGCTCTCCATGGCCCTTAGTTATGGACATTCCAGGGCTCTCTGTCCCAATTGCAATCcccactctctctctctcacacacacacactcATTTACGCCGGCTAAGGTGGGTGTCAGATTCCGGTAGCCGGTATCAATTTCGAGGCAACTacttttgtatatatatatatacatacccACATGACCCTTCTTCAAACCATACGAATTGCGGCTACCAGCCTTCGTTTGtgccaaaaaaaagaaaatttacgCGCACAAACACACATCCTTCTTTATCTCTCTTTCACACACACTCATATTATACATACATACACAGTCAAGTCAATTGTAAGATAACACTAAACGGTCCTCAATTCTCCTCTCCCGACATGAATAGAGGTTCACCGGAGATGATAAACTGTCTGAATATGAATACTACTCCAGCAAATCTATCAGCTTCAGCCGTTAACACAACGGATATGAGCGTCCTTGAGAGACAAAGAGCTTCTTGCATGAGATGGCAacaagaagaggaggaagaacATCATTTTTACAATGGAAACCAATTCAACATGTTCTCAATTCCTACTCCTCCTCCGTCGCAGCAACTTCAGGACTTAGTTAGCAACGCCCATCCCAGTTTCATAGCTCGGACAATTAAGCCGGACCCTGCTAATTTGGACAACGCCTGGTctgattttggaatttttgggACAGGGATAGATATCAATTATGAAATCTCAAGGATTACAAGCTGCCCACCGGCCATGGCCTCTGACATGGCCGATATCGCAACACTTGAGGCCAAAAAGTTAAGTCTTGCCGCCGGCAGAGAGAATTCAAGGAAGAGAAGGGCTGAGAAGAACAGCACCCTTAAGGTCAGTCAGGCAGTCAGTCATTCAGACCCCTCAAATCTCAATTCATTCTTTAAGTTATTAAAATTCGAACTGGCTTAAAATTCAGGTAGTAatggaagatgaagaagaagacggTAAGGATAAGAAGATAAGAACATGTTCTTCAGATGGAGAGTCGAAGATCACAGAGCAAAATAGTAAtgacaacaagaagaagaattatAACAAGGAATTATTAATGTCTTCTGAGAAATCCAAGGCAGCTTCCTCTGATGCTCCAAAAACTGATTACATTCATGTCAGAGCACGTCGTGGCCAGGCCACAGACAGCCATAGCTTGGCTGAGAGAGTACGTGCAAACTAATTACTAACCATAAAATGTTATGAAGGTTAGTTTTTCCCTGAACATTCTTCTAAAATTTACGCAGGTTAGGAGAGAAAAGATCAGTGAGAGAATGAGATATCTTCAAGACTTAGTTCCAGGATGCAATAAGATCACAGGAAAAGCTGGAATGTTAGAtgaaatcataaattatgtCCAATCACTTCAAAGACAAGTAGAGGTGAGAATTGAGAATCGATCAGATTCTCTCTCACCGTTATCTTTCTTTTGTCATCATACTTTCTCTAATTAGTCAAATTGAATGTTCTCTTATTGGcatgacaataaaaaaaaataaaaaaacagttCTTGTCAATGAAACTAGCTACTGTGAATCCCACCCTGGATTTCAACATCGACAGCTTCTTCACAAAAGAGGTAAAGAAAGAATCAAcaaatcattttgatttttgttttttggtCTTTTTCAAACAATGTTAAATTTTCCATTCTTTGGCTTATAGGTATACCAACCCTGCACTTCAAACTTCCAAACAATTGAAGTGTCACCAGAAATTGCTAATCCAAGCTATCTCCAATTCAATCCAAACGCATCCGATATTGGATTGCGAAGAACGATAAGCGTTCCTTTGTCAGTTCAAGAAACAATTCTTGATTCATCCTTCTTCAAtgtataaattcaaattatttctcTAAACTATTGCtttcactatatatatatagcctaTAGAATGCTAAATCTGGTTTGTGTTTACTTATTCAGCTCCAGTCATCTGAATGGGATGCAAGTTTACAGAACATTTATGCCATGGAGTTTCTACAGCAGGGAAAATCCAGTATGTTTCCATGTCAACAAGTCACAGGTAAACCTTATCTTCCTATTTCTGATCATATTCCACACACAAAGAGTGAAAGAGAAGTAACTATCATGCAAAGTGGATATTATTCCTTAGACATAGATAGACCCCCAAAGATAGCCCCACAGAAAATTTTAGTATCGTTTGAGTGGTTTTCATTAATGCATATCAAGAAAGTCTGATAAATTATTATGGgtatctttctttttcattgtcttccacccaaaaaaaaaaataaagatgatgAAAGCTTACATCACCTTTCCAATTGACAATAAACACCAAGATGAAAAGTGACAAAACGTCTCCTATTCTTTGCAGGTCTCAGTGAAGCAAGTATGAAGATGGAGATGTGAGGATTCCTACAGTGAATCTTTGTTCTTGCACTGagtacataagaaattaaaatgtatagTTGTATTTACAGTATCatcttttagagagataagTATTAGAATGAGATAATGCCTTGGCTTACTTCTACATTCACTATCTGAAGAATGGAAATGAGCATAAATCTGGTTAAAATTGACCATCATCCAATTTTCATGTTATTGATCTTAATGAGGTATATCTACTGTATATCAGTCAACTGGAAATCACaaaaagatgaaaaacaaatagGAGAAATTGAAGTAGAGCAAAAAGATGTCAATCAATATTGCATTATTTGAAAGGAAAAAATAACCAAAAGAAGGAGTTGTAATGTTGAGTAGACTGATCAAGTGAAGGACAGAGGACACAAGCAGACTAGTGGACCTATAAGTTCTTTTTGGGACAGAAGAAGACATGTTGATTTAGACACTGATTAGTTTAATCATACAGATCTCAATTAGGTTTATCTAATCactgtttttcttttttctttagaGTTGTATGGATTAAGGTTAAAGCATCTTCTTCACAATCACACATATTCCTTTCTCTTGAAGCTC from Impatiens glandulifera chromosome 9, dImpGla2.1, whole genome shotgun sequence includes the following:
- the LOC124915006 gene encoding transcription factor HBI1-like, with the protein product MNRGSPEMINCLNMNTTPANLSASAVNTTDMSVLERQRASCMRWQQEEEEEHHFYNGNQFNMFSIPTPPPSQQLQDLVSNAHPSFIARTIKPDPANLDNAWSDFGIFGTGIDINYEISRITSCPPAMASDMADIATLEAKKLSLAAGRENSRKRRAEKNSTLKVVMEDEEEDGKDKKIRTCSSDGESKITEQNSNDNKKKNYNKELLMSSEKSKAASSDAPKTDYIHVRARRGQATDSHSLAERVRREKISERMRYLQDLVPGCNKITGKAGMLDEIINYVQSLQRQVEFLSMKLATVNPTLDFNIDSFFTKEVYQPCTSNFQTIEVSPEIANPSYLQFNPNASDIGLRRTISVPLSVQETILDSSFFNLQSSEWDASLQNIYAMEFLQQGKSSMFPCQQVTGLSEASMKMEM